The Thalassomonas actiniarum genome contains the following window.
CTTCCTGTAAATCGTCATTCCTGTTCATCCATGAACCCATAACATACATTACTTCCTGTAAATCGTCATTCCTGTTCATCCATGAACCCATAACATACATTACTTCCTGTAAATGCGTCATTCCTGTTCATCCATGAACCCATAACATACATTACTTCCTGTAAATGCGTCATTCCTGTTCATCCATGAACCCATAACATACATTACTTCCTGTAAATGCGTCATTCCTGTTCATCCATGAACCCATAACATACATTACTTCCTGTAAATAAAAAGCCCCGATATCAAGGATAGCGGGGCTTTTTATTGATTGTCAGCTTACAGGAAAGACAATAACTCGCCGTCCAGCTGCATCAGGGTTTTCGGATCTGCCATCATGGTTTTTGCCAGTGACTTGGTCCGGGGCAGCATACGCTCAAAATAAAACTCTGCCGTTTTAATTTTTGCCCGGTAAAAATCCCTGTCTTCCACACCCGAAGCCAGTTTTTCATAGGCGGCCTGTGCCATTTGCGCCCAGAAATAAGCCATCACGATATATCCTGAATACATCAGGTAATCGACGGAGCAGGCGCCGATAAAATCACGATCTTTTCTGGCTTTAAGGGCAATACGCAATGAATACTGCTGCCAGCTGGCAACCGCTTTACTGAGCGGCCAGATGAATTTATTCATTTGCCGTTTGTGGCTATATCCGGAAATCATACTGTGATCTTTACAAAAACCGAGAATTTCCATGGCAAATTCTTTTAAGGCAACGCCTCGTGTCAGCAAAATTTTCCGGCCAAGTAAATCCAATGCCTGAATACCTGTGGTTCCTTCATAAAGGGTAGAAATGCGGGCATCACGTACGATCTGCTCCATGCCCCATTCTTTGATATAACCATGGCCACCGAAGATTTGCATGCCATGACTGGCACTTTCACAACCCAGCTCAGTTAAAAATGCCTTCAAGATAGGGGTAATAAAACCTAAGCGGTCATCGGCAGCCTTACGCTCATCTTCCGTTTTCGCACTCTCGATATCATCCACTAATTTCGCGGTATAATAAATCATGGCCCGGCCCCCTTCACTGATGGCTTTTTGCGTCATCAGCATCTTACGGACATCGGGGTGAACAATAATAGGATCGGCGACTTTTTCCGGTGCTTTCTTACCGGATAATGAGCGCATGGACAACCTTTCTTTGGCGTATAACAAGGAATTCTGATAGGCCAGTTCGGCGGTACAAACCCCCTGCAAAGCCGTGCCCACCCGGGCGGTATTCATAAAGGTGAACATACATTCCAGACCTTTATTTTCCGGCCCGATCAATACCCCTTTAGCATTATCGAAGTTTAATACCGCCGTGGCCGAAGCTTTAATACCCATTTTATCTTCAATAGAGCCGCAGGTAACATTATTGCCTTCACCCAGGTTACCCTGTTGATCCGACTGAATTTTAGGCACAATAAACAGGGAAATCCCCCGGGTACCTTCCGGCGCATCCGGCAAGCGGGCTAATACAATATGAACAATGTTTTCCGTTAAATCATGCTCGCCGGCAGAAATAAAAATTTTCGTACCGGTAATATCATAAGTACCGTCATCATTTGGTACCGCCTTGGTTTTCACCTGGCCTAAATCTGTACCGCACTGCGGCTCGGTCAGGCACATGGTGCCGGTCCAGGTACCTTCCGTCAACCGGGTCAGATAAAGTTCTTTTTGTTCATCACTGCCATGCTCTTGTATGGTGTTCATGGCGCCATGGCTTAAGCCGGGGTACATACCCCAGGACCAGTTTGCCGTGCCCATCATTTCAGACTTCACCATGCCCATAGACGGCGGCAGCCCTTGACCTCCCTGCTCTATCGGGTGCGAAAGACTCTGCCAGCCACCGGCAACATATTGTTGGTAGGCTTCTTTAAAGCCTTTTGGCGTAGTCACCACACCGTTATCAAACTTGCAGCCTTCTTTATCGCCACTCTGGTTTAAAGGTAATAACTCATTTTCACTGAACTTGGCACACTCGGAAAAAATGGCATCCACCAAATCCGGGGTCGCTTCGGCATATTCAGGATACTTCTGATAATGCCCGTAATAATCAAACACATCTTCGAATAAAAATTTTATATCCCTTATCGGCGCTTTATAACTGAGCATTTATGAACTCCTGACGGCACTAATCTAATAAATTAAAAACTATTATGTGACGAGAATGTAGCACAAGTCAACTGGTCATACCACCAAGAAGGAAATTTATAATACCTCTACTAGGTCTACTAGGCTATTGACTCTTGACTAAAATTAGCACAGAAACTCTGTAAACACCTGATATGAAACAAGAGATAAAAATCAATAACTTATACTAACAACAGCTATAACACATAAAATTAACAAGATGTTCATTTTTATAAGTTTGATTTTTTACAAAAAATAATAAAATTCACAAAATTCAGATAAGTAACTGAATAGTAATACTTTATACAAACAATATTCGACAACAAAAATAAAGCAAAAACTCTAACAATCATAATTACCTTAACCTAAATCAAAGAAATGCTAACCTTTAGTTGTTGGATTTCACTTCTTAAGCTAGTATTTTTAAGTTGTTCGCTATATTTCTAACCCGCTTAGGAACAAGCGCTGTAGTAAGGCTAATGATAAGGAAAAGCCAATGGAAAATAAGGAAAAACTACCGAGAAGTCAGGATGTAGTCCCACCTAATGGCCAATTTATCCCAATATGGGTAGATGGTACACAAGTCGATGGAATCCCTGGAGAAAGTATTCTTAGCGTGCTATTTGCTGTTGGGAAGAAATCTATCACTAAAAATGATCACGGTAAAGTCACGGGAGCCTATTGCGGCATGGGCGTATGCCATTGCTGTACGGTCAAGGTTAACAATCAACATAAGGTAAAAGCTTGCCAAACCCTTATTGAGCCGAGTATGCATATAGATACTCAGAGTAACCGGCTGGATGAAGGAGGAATGGCATGACAGCGTCAAAGCATGGTGTTGTAATTGTCGGTGGTGGAACTGCTGGCATTTCCGCCGCGGCAGAGTTAGCCCAGCTTGGCATAAAATCTGTTGTTATTGATGAAGCCCCCAGAATCGGCGGTCCGGTATTTAGGGGGCCGTTTCGCGAAGCGATCAGCCTGCCCCACCTGGATGAGAATCTGTGCCAAAAGATTGCCGATATCCGGGAGCTTTATCAAAAAAATCAGCAATATATTGAATTACGCCTTAATACCCGGGTGCTGGGCCCTTCAGGCGAAAGCGCCCTGTTAGCCCGCCACCAGGATGAAATTTTTGAAATTCCCTACGATCAACTTATCGTGGCAACCGGTTGCCACGAAAGGAGTGTGCCTTTTGACGGTTGGCAAATTCCCGGTGTCATGCTGCTCGGCGGTGTGCAATTACAGTTGAAGTCCGGTTTGGTAAAACCGGGTCAACGCATGGCCGTTGTCGGCACCGGCCCTTTGCTGCCGTTGGTGGCAACTCAGCTGCATAAAGCCGGCGTTGTCGTGACCGGTATTTTTGAAGCAGGAAAGCTTGGCGATTTCGCCAAAGAGAGCCGCGCTTTTCTCAACCGTCCCATGCTGGCACTGGAAGGGGTGGGATTGCTCACTTACCTTAAAACCAACGGCATCCCCATGCATTATGGCATGGGCATAGTGTCCGCCAGCGGCGAAGACTGCCTGACCGGCATCACAGTAGCCCAATACGACCGGGACTGGTATCCGGTTAAGGGCACGGAAAAAACCTTGGATGTTGACTGCCTGGCGGTTGGTTATGGCTTTGTTTCCAGAAACCAGCTCACCCAATTATTAAATGTGGCGCACGATAACTGCCAGATCAGTGGTTTAAAACCCCGGGTGGACGACTGGCAGCACTCAAGCCGGCCGGATGTATACATCGCCGGTG
Protein-coding sequences here:
- a CDS encoding acyl-CoA dehydrogenase C-terminal domain-containing protein, with amino-acid sequence MLSYKAPIRDIKFLFEDVFDYYGHYQKYPEYAEATPDLVDAIFSECAKFSENELLPLNQSGDKEGCKFDNGVVTTPKGFKEAYQQYVAGGWQSLSHPIEQGGQGLPPSMGMVKSEMMGTANWSWGMYPGLSHGAMNTIQEHGSDEQKELYLTRLTEGTWTGTMCLTEPQCGTDLGQVKTKAVPNDDGTYDITGTKIFISAGEHDLTENIVHIVLARLPDAPEGTRGISLFIVPKIQSDQQGNLGEGNNVTCGSIEDKMGIKASATAVLNFDNAKGVLIGPENKGLECMFTFMNTARVGTALQGVCTAELAYQNSLLYAKERLSMRSLSGKKAPEKVADPIIVHPDVRKMLMTQKAISEGGRAMIYYTAKLVDDIESAKTEDERKAADDRLGFITPILKAFLTELGCESASHGMQIFGGHGYIKEWGMEQIVRDARISTLYEGTTGIQALDLLGRKILLTRGVALKEFAMEILGFCKDHSMISGYSHKRQMNKFIWPLSKAVASWQQYSLRIALKARKDRDFIGACSVDYLMYSGYIVMAYFWAQMAQAAYEKLASGVEDRDFYRAKIKTAEFYFERMLPRTKSLAKTMMADPKTLMQLDGELLSFL
- a CDS encoding 2Fe-2S iron-sulfur cluster-binding protein encodes the protein MENKEKLPRSQDVVPPNGQFIPIWVDGTQVDGIPGESILSVLFAVGKKSITKNDHGKVTGAYCGMGVCHCCTVKVNNQHKVKACQTLIEPSMHIDTQSNRLDEGGMA
- a CDS encoding NAD(P)/FAD-dependent oxidoreductase → MTASKHGVVIVGGGTAGISAAAELAQLGIKSVVIDEAPRIGGPVFRGPFREAISLPHLDENLCQKIADIRELYQKNQQYIELRLNTRVLGPSGESALLARHQDEIFEIPYDQLIVATGCHERSVPFDGWQIPGVMLLGGVQLQLKSGLVKPGQRMAVVGTGPLLPLVATQLHKAGVVVTGIFEAGKLGDFAKESRAFLNRPMLALEGVGLLTYLKTNGIPMHYGMGIVSASGEDCLTGITVAQYDRDWYPVKGTEKTLDVDCLAVGYGFVSRNQLTQLLNVAHDNCQISGLKPRVDDWQHSSRPDVYIAGDSVGILGGEAAMMEGRLAAISVAKQQDIISLEQARDKAKPYKNLLDKVKAFRAGFDRIGRRREGLLSLLTADTIVCRCENVTRAQIDEVIEQGVKDITSLKMRTRAGMGDCQGKTCNSYCQDRLRFELKQLDVGEIKPRFPLDPVPFSSLYKEVL